The Peromyscus maniculatus bairdii isolate BWxNUB_F1_BW_parent chromosome 3, HU_Pman_BW_mat_3.1, whole genome shotgun sequence genome segment AGGGAAAGCCAGAGTCTAGTGACTCCAGGAACaagtgggagatgaggaagagaagaaagaaaattcaatttCTCAAGGAAAGATGAGTTGGTTTTAAGTTAGGAACTCCGTGAAAGTGTGGGGACACTGGGAAGTCAGAGCTAGCTGCGGGGAGGGAGATACAGGAAAGAGGACGAAAACAAAGTCCTTTAGATCATTGTCTGCTCTTTTATGACTTCCGTGCTCAGGTAACCTGGAACTGCTCTGGATTAGCTCATTTCTCCATCACCTTTCCTGGGGTGCTCACATACTTAATAGAACTTATCACCTAAGATGTAGTCTTCAGTGTGTCCTCCATGAAATGTTGAAGAGTACCCAGGGTCATGGATCTGTCCTGTCCTTCCAGCTCTTCCTGAAGATAGCTGTGGTCATAAATCACTAGGAGAAGGGTAATACTGGTTGTGAGGTGATgaaaaatggtcttttttttgtgataggttctcatgtagaccaggctggccattaACTAACTAACCAACTAAATAAACTATCCAATGAACCAACTAAACTAAACTTACTAGCTAGCTAAACCAATCAACCAACTATACTAACTTGGATAGTTAAGGATGACCTGAAACTTCCATTCTTCCTCACTCtaattcccaagtgctagggcCACAGCCTCCACACTCTGTGGTGATGGGAAATCTTTCCCAGGCATGCTGTAACTACTCAGGTAATGGGACATTTATAGGTTTTCTTTCTACAAAGAATGTAAGAAGATAAATGTAAAgagtggattttttgtttgttagcactaacaaaaaatgaattgtttttattctgCTTTAcagctttgtttaaaaaatattctcagcTTCTTGAAGAGAAAGCACTCATAAAAGAACTGAATTACACCAAACTAGAGtgtagaaaacagcattcattcttGAAAGGTAAAACTTAACATGCTTATGATCAGCATTTCCAACAAGATTCTTATTTAGATCTATCAGCAATGGACACTATGGGGACATGACTTCGTACCACACACCCAGTACCAGCTGCCTGTGGAGTCCTTTTTAGAGGTCTCCAATCAGGCATAATTGGGATGTGTGCCCCTTTGTTTCAGTAAAGCAGAGTTTCAAGGAGGGAGATGCAATACCGGGCTAAGTAGAATTTTATTAGAAACAGAAATGAGCTccagaaaaaataaagcaaatctgATGGTATGAATGTGAGTATCTCCAGGGAGTCATGCTCAATGGTGTGtgtttaagatttcatttttaattaaaatatgtatatatgcacgtgcctgtgtgtgggtttgtgtacgTGAATGCAGTTCGATGTGGTTGTGAGTCAcaggttgtgggtgctgggaactgaactccagtcctctgtgagagcagtacacactctgaaccactgaaccatatctATAGTCCCTCAAGTGTtttcataagtgtgtgtgtgtgtgtgtgtgtgtgtgtgtgagagagagagagagagagagagagagagagagagagagagagagagagagagatgatctTGTTGCATTTTCAGTTACAGTGTCTACAAAGTGTAATTTATTCAACATTTGAATAgagaatttgtttttctcataaaCTAAGCTGGAAGGTGGAGTGATGATGATGTATTATCTAATTTTAGGAAAGAAAGGGGGGGTACTTTAGGTCATCTATCCCTTTGGCTCCAAGTAAGCAAATTTTCTTGGCTGTCTTTGACATCTGTAACTGAAATGCCTTTGGAATAAACCATCTGGTCCTAAACAGACACAGTTTGTGTACTGTCTTTGACAAAATACCTTTTGGGTAACACATGTATCCCTAGACCATTTCAGCTTGTCTGGGATTCCTGCCTTTCtcagcagatctctctctcttcactcacTGGATCCTTTGCTGTAAAGAAGATTGCAATCTTATTCAGGAAGTGTTTGCCTATTCCTacatcttgaactgttttctttatttttttttctgtaacaatTTCAGGGTTCCAGGCCTCACAGGCCATTTAGAGTCTATTTTGAAGTCAATTTTTAACACACAATGGCTATGAATCTAGCTTCATTGTTCTGCAGTACAATTTGTTGAAGAGCCTATCTTCCTCCAATAATTATTTTTGGTGAAAAAGTCAGGTGGCTCTAGCTGTGTGGGCTTATGCTTGTGGTTCTTTTTGTGTTCATCTGTCTTCTGTGTCTTCTAACTCTGAAAATTTGAGGCCCTGGTTAATGACATCtattgttttcacacacacacacacacacacacacacacacacacacacacacacacacacacatatttcacacatatatgtgtatgtgtgcatatttatgtaaTATGAGAACTTTCTGGTTCTTGGTATGATGAGTTCTATTCTTGAGACCCAGACTGTTTGGCATAACGTTTGAGTGTTCTTTACACTTGTTTTCCTGACTGTACTCCAGTAGAACAAACTAGCTCTGATGTTAGTGTAGATGGAggtagactgaagtttcttgcCATCCGAGGGCCCAGGGGTTCCTTGTTGTATCTGTAGAAGTGGGGAGTCCCAACTTCCTTGTGGTCTCCACATCAAGCAggatttaaaatgactttatgacATTGCacttacatttctttcttcctccaagaCAAAGTCTGGAACTGTTGCCCAAAGGACTGGAAGCCATTTAGTTCCTACTGCTACTTCACTGCAACTGACTCAGCATCTTGGAGTGAGAGTGAGGAGAAGTGCTCCAGCATGGGTGCTCATCTGATGgtgatccacagccaggaagagcaGGTGCATCCTGGGAGAGAGTGGGGCCTGGGCCTGGcctgctctctgcctcttttAACTAAGAGGGAGTTTTGTTGACATGGGTGTTGCTGATGTGGCAGAAGGCTTTCCATTAGGAAGCTGGAAAGGTTGCTTCAGCCTTGGCATTCTACACCTTGCCCCTGCTTCATAGAAGCTAAACAAACCACAAGGAACCATGGCAACGGAAATGCAACCTCTGAGgtggaaggaaggatgaaatgtttctgTTGGAAAGAGCAGTTTGTGATTTCAGCACGCTAATGCTTCCTGTAGTACCCACTGCCTAACAGAGGAGGGCGCAGAGCTGACTAGGGAAAGGGGATCAAATCAGGAGAGTCACAGCCAACCATCAGAAATGAAATATCTGAGGTTGTGATGGAGAATGCTTAAATCTGCTAAATTCTCTTATTCACAACTTTCAAGAATGGtgttggggaagaaaagaggggagtGAGTCTGAGATGAGAATTCATTATGATGACAGACAGAGATTGTTTCCAGTGTCATGGAAATCAGGCCTCTGAGTGATGACTTTGTGTCCTGGTCAGCCAGAGAAGATGgcactcctgggggtgggggtggctcttTTATTCCTTGATCCTTCCTttgtcttctcatctctgtgtgaCCAGAAAAAAAGTCAGTCAAAGTATCACAATGTATCTCTAAAATGTGTAATTATTGTGTCTTCATCTAAAATTTGAAAACTATTTAAGGGCTTAGAGAGACAAACTAGGATTTAATATTATGTATTTCCATAGGTGCATTATATTGGTCCTATAattttatatagttaaaataatttttaaaagatcttataAAATTCAATAACATAAAAAGAAGCACTCCATCCAGGCTGAATGCtgtatctttctttcctcttaggaTTTCATCACCAAGATCCTGGATCCTAAAGCTGCTTATTATATTGGCCTTTCGGATCCAGGTCATCGACAGTGGCGCTGGGTTGATCAGACACCATACAATGAAAGTGCCACGTGAGTAACAGAGTTACCTAGAGGAGTCCTGGGTCCTGTAGCATGAGAAAACTTTAGGGTGTTCCAGCTGTTGGTTATGAAACTAAAACAGCTCCCTCctggtgtgagtgctggggatggagttactttatccccattTCCTCATCAAGGCATCCTGTGAGCCACATGTCACTGATACtccaggagagatgaggaaactgagtttgAAGAGTGTAGCATGATAAGTACCCAGGGCACCCAAACAAGGTGCTACACCATGGTGGGTTTCGTTATcctttcagtctctctctctatttaacaataggatttaatttatttttatttgtgcgtATATCTGTGTCTCTCTtgagtgtgtgccatgtgtatgtgggtgtccATGGAACTcataagagggtgttggattccatGGAGCTGTGGTTAGAGTTGGTGTGACCATGCCAATacgagtgctgggaacagaactctccCACTTTCTGGAAaggcagcaaacactcttaatttctaagccacctctccagattTCTTTTATAtctataacaaaaattaatgtcGAGATCATAACTGATTATTTCTCTTAAAGCAAAAGCACTCAATCTGATATTTTATGTGTcatatttatgtaattatttaaaaactctaATATCTTAGCATGTTCCCATATTCTAGCCTGATTTCTGTTGTGAGAAGTAGGTAGTAATGTTATTGTTATTCTCAGTTTTCAGGGAAGAAAAGTAGGAATCCAGGATAGTAAATTACTTTCCTAGATGACAGAAATAAGTGGATTATCTAGATATTTTTAGTAGCTTTCTAGTCTCTAAAATAAAactattgtaaaatgaaaaaaatactttattacaACACAAGAATAGGGAGATACCTTTTCAACATATATATAAGCTTATGGACTTTTGTGCCAAGAACTGTgtgagttctgttcctagcactcaTATTTGCATGGTCATACCACCTGtaaccacagctccagggaatctaacaccctcttatGAGCTCCATGGTATAGTCCCCAGTTACCAAGACCTAGGGATGAAGTAGCCTCTGGGATGTGTTCTGGGAGAGCAGTTGAGTAACAAGCTAAGAGAATATTGAGTGCAGTGGACCCTATTTTCTAGGGACATGTCAGACACGGGTTGTGGAGAATGGTTGGTTTGTACACACTTGAATCTGCTTCCACAAATTCCCACCACATCCTGAGGCTTGCTtactcttgttttctctttcccagcatcaCTGTGGGAAACACCCTGatgctctttcctttttttttcaggttcTGGCACCCAGGTGAGCCCAGCAGTGACAATGAACAATGTGTTATAATAAATCATCCATATTCTGGTTGGGGCTGGGCTGACAGCCTTTGCAGTGGTAAACAGAAGTCAGTTTgtcagatgaagaaaatatgtgTATGAATCGAGCATTGTCCATGGACATGGGATTGCATTTTTATCCAGCACTACATGGATACCTGGAAAGATCTTCTTGTGGAAGAAAAGTCCATAGATATTTGGGTAGGCAACCAACAGTTATCCATATGATAATACTGGTCCCCATATATACTTATCAATTCATCCTTTACTCTTCATGTAATGAAAATTTCCCATATTCTAGAGACGTTACAGGaccatatgtgcatatgtggaagCACTCCAGCTTCTCTGTCCACTCCTAGATTCCTACAGTCTTATTTGATGATAGAATTGTATGGTGTGGACCCTCTAGACATTTCCCCCTCTCTTTGTTCCTCTGTCTTTGGATTTATTGATGTATACTtgacaaataaataatgtatatttacattacaCTGTCTTGACTTGCTATGGAAATGTATTGAACTTGGCTGCCACAATCAGGTGAACAGCACCCTCTATTATCTAACTTGgttgtctgttttgtgtgtgtgtggtgttagaaCATTTAAGATCTTCTTAAGAAAATTCAGACAGACAGGATGACATTGTTACCTATTGTCACTTTGATCCTCAGTGCTTACTCACATTTTCTCTGGCAGTTGTGCCCTTCCATcagcattttctcatttctccaaATACCTGTCCTACCAGGACCCACTCAGGATCTTGGTCCCCATGGCTAGTGTGTCAGGTGCTGTGGGTACCATGAGGCTGATGTGGGCCTCTCATGGTGGCTGATCCTGGCTGGGTGACCTTCCTAAGAGCAAGTCTAAGAAGATGACAGCCAACCTTCTACTGGCACTGCCTGTTGTTCTTGGTGTCCCACCCTGTGCTGCCGCATTAGGGACAGCCTGTGTCCTGTGGATGGACATTGAGGAGAGCCACATGTCCCATGGAGCCTGCATGCTGCTTAACACTTTGGAAGCCTTTTCAACTTCTTATCGTGAATATTTTGAAACAGAAGTTGACTGGCTGGTATCATCAATATTCATATAATTACCATCTATAATAATGATTGTTGACTATTTGATaatttgatatatatgtatgtatatacatacatatgcacgtTACTTGATAGGGCACTTGAGAGTTAGTTTGATAAATTACACTTCAGTCATTATTTCAGTGTATATCAGCTGAAATTGTCATTGCACAACAGAATAGTGCCATTATCATTGATAGAAAATTTAACATCTCTTTTCTCAGATGATGTGTGATATTGCCTGTATTTCCTCATCCATCCCCAAAATGTTTCTATGGCTATTCTGGTAAACCATAtccaaaaacatttcatttactAATTAAATTATTCTACAAGTTCTGGCCATACCCCCACAAGACTGTTCTCATTTCAGACTCAAGCTTCAAGCCCAGGAGTTCTTAAAGATGCCATTACTTCAAGTCAACTGTCTGCCGAGTCTCAGGATCCCATGATACCTGCAGATTTATGAGTTGTTAGGATGACCCACTGAACTAATGATTCTGTTCTATTAAGATTATAGTtttgggtctggagagacggctcagaggtaaagagcagccacggctgctcttccagaggtcctgagttcaattcccagaaaccacatggtggctcacaaccatctgtaatgagatctggtcccctcttctgacctgcagggatacatgcagacagaacactatatagataattaataaataaataaatcttaaaaaataaatcaatagattctttaaaaaagattatagTTTTGTTATGTAGAAAGCTACCAAGCAGAACTAAAGGGAGGGACAGATCAGGTGAAGTTCCAAATAGGGAACTTCATTGACCTCATGAATGCATCTCCTCCCCAGAATGTTAAGGAGCAGCAGTATACAGAATAGGCCAACCAGGGGGCACTCATCTGAGCTCTGATGTTCAGAGATTTTTCAGAGTTTATTATATAGTTTTGAGTGTTTGTTTGATGAGAGAGTGAACTCAGCCTTCAGCATCACTTCCCTGCCAGGGTTGAGCATCTCATGGCTCAAAGGCTTCACACTTTGATCACATGGTCAGTGTTTCTGAAATAGTGAGCTCCCACCATAAATCATCTTGTTAGCATGAACTATGAAAGAACTGAGCAGCATAAGGCTTCATGGCCTACCATGATAAAGCAGACTTCCCAGTAGCTCCAGGAATTCCAAAGAATTAGAGAGGTAACGGTAGCAGGAGGTTTCTCTGAACAAATCTTTTATCCAGTCCCATACCTGCttataaacacactgaggcttacattaattacaaactatgtggcctatggctcaggcttcttgctagctagctcttacaacttaactcagcccattcctattaatctatgcattgccatgtggcttcatggtgttacctgttctctcacatcttgcttctcctggcagcagcttgTAGTGTCTGCTGTGACTTCAACCTTCTTCatttccatcttcagtttgaatgtaacacataaccttattctgcctcactattggccaaacaattttatcaaccaatgagagcaaaccatattcacagcatatagaaagacatcccatagcaccttcctttttctgtctaatcaagaaggaaggttttaactttaacacagtaataTTCTATATAACTAAACACTTATCAAGCaggaattgcagttacaatatctagtctatttgtatttggtaagattagaaaatattctgtcatttatcctatttttgtgagtctacagttttatatctaatttatcttttatcatgactaagcaAAACTAtaatcataactatctagtcttcaactctatcaaagaccccagaaggatatagtattacctaAGAAAATAGGAAGTGTATTCTAAACaaattccaaaattctggaattgacagagacatctggcttcctggacagtcacccaaagttcctctgcaacattggggcatccatctttagcctatagatCTAGAGTCTCTGGCCGACTTTGTAGTGAAGccggaaatttgaaggattgtcttgcccattggcaaagttcatcagtcacttctccctgtgttctGCAAAACATCTGGCagtcttctctgtgaagcaggaacctgaagaaccatcttgccttgttttggcaaaattcagtggtcactttcttaTGGGTCCCGTgtatccagtttatacaacatactgtcaaacAGTCAGGCAAGAGTaatttcttgtccaaatggctaacttttgtcataaagagagcaaactccatatagagtttccttgatgtccatcatcttctctgaagtagattggtgctgccaggagcagacatgtctcaatgtcccaagaagtctaagttcttaatacattttaaatgccatattctgtaggtctttgaagtgtttaaaaatTACCTATCCATAtgaaatatatctctgcataTCTATAAAatctaactaacatgactataagtttgctattaAGATGAATATTAAGTTGTTttacttaattatatattacattttaaaataagctatataaacataataccctaaacaagagtagaaatatacatacagtataataaaattaagcttaaatttgtatcaataaaccaaaatctataccaatgtaatatatgtaagattaatagttgttttttattaaagtagattcaacaatctactctatcctatcatttctatatcatacctCCATTTTAactccctaaacaaagacaaacatccataatcctttttttggggggaatatgagtgtagttttctaggctacctCCTGCTGATTAGGGGCActgttaatcttatggggaccctgagaaaatttaggattatggtcaagtcctgactttagtagtctgtgaggctaaatcatctcagccagcagcctgaAGTCTttctgcaacagaggcattttggGATGCTGAATCATCTGGGCTATTTGTTTTCACTGGTGTCTGGTCTCCTCAtcttgaaaatacataaacttttaaaggcaaTATACATATCTGcgttaatacaagtatagactgtgcattgtacataagtcagccaaagataattttttgttacgtttgagcaggtaaaatatacatcacgtGTCTTACAGTTCTTCcaggtttatgtttttatgtcCATAGTCAGAATTTCAGgtggtcttccttgatcaaatctgatttttaattttgaataaatccatagcctctcatttcctgtggaaacaaaaacataacctctCCTGTAAAGTGGcataccttttgacttaaattttggagtcaagatatttttaaaatatgtaggttggtttaatccTGCAGCTTTTATAGTCAAATGTCTCATAgcagttaaaaatttaaaaacaacacaataatatacataatccagactttctgtgtattttccatcctcACGTggctcatttttattatattactttactccctttctagaaagaactttattttactgttttaaaactgtttatttctttatatatctgcctatactcattttctctctcttccaatcctatgtacatttttacacacactgtaaactgtttagaggtttattccatctgaatctgtcttactgtgtatctataatcctttttcGACcaagagagattttaaactgctaaactgcaGGGCATCTTTGGCTGTTGACTCTGCCCCCATTTGGCTTCCCAATATGGCGGAGGTATGTTTACCactagctctgggagccatgctcactgACAACTCTGGGAatcagtgggtctatgcctccatcaagcagTATGcaagcccagaaacctttttcatttgtttgtttatactagcaaaagctaaatccaccgcACTGTGTGCTGAGCAACTTAGACATGCCTTTGAATACAGCgacaggaatctgccatgctgtgctcaagctCAAATGCCACTGTGTCATGGCCTGCATAAGAGACACAAACTAGGCAGCTATTCTTGGCTCCACTTTAGAatgcttttttaaagttttctcaggttttaggtggaaactcttgccccacattgggcacccaAATGTAGTCAGAGGTTTCTCTGGATGATTCTCCCACCTGGTACCGCAGTTGcttataaagtaaacacacaaaggcttatattaattgcaaagtGCATGGCCTATGACTCAGGTATCTTGCttgctagctcttaaaacttaactccgcccatttctattaatctatgcattaccatgtggcttcatggcatCACCtcttctttcacatcttgcttctcctggcagcagctcatAGCATCTGctgtgactccacccttcttcatctccatcttcagtttgaatgttgcacctagccttattctgcctcactattggctaaacaattttatttttcaaccaatgagagcaaacCATATTCACAgtttacagaaagacatcctacagcaggTAACCTCCCATGAACTGGTTAGAAGTCCAGAGAAAGTCGCGTGTAAAATGATATGACTGCAGATGTAAGTGAACAGGAGAAGATGAACCATTATCGCCCCAAGCACTCCCACACTGCTTCATGACAGACCCCACATTGTACATGACACACACCCAACACTAAACCCATATGACACTAGTTTGCTTCAATATCAGAGGTAAGTAAAGCATAAGTTTgagtattgtatttatttattttatgcaccTGAGTGCTATATCTGtatgtatgactttatgccagaaaagGACagcagatcccactatagatggttgtgagccaccatgtggttgctgggaattaaacttaggacctttggaagagcagtcagtgctcttaacccctgagccatctatCTAGCAAGTTTAAGTATTTTATGCTTGTGTTGCAATGGTACCTCTTTTCTGTCaattgtagcacaaattgttagaaggtcgtattaataaaaacaaacctggagctagtTATTAGGGTgtatgctggaagatcagagaagcagaacaagccacaatcacctcaccttgccaattcctcagctgctcCTGTTTCCTAAAACTGTAAGTctttgagtcctcatcctaatggatctcaactgaaatgctgctcaaagcctaaaagattaaccaggctctagttcctggttttcacgtcTTATataattttctgctttctgccatcacttcctgggtttaaaggtgtgagtcaccatgcctggctcttttcaGTATGGCtttaaatttacagagatccggatggagctctgcctccagaaggctaagattaaaggtgtgagtgccaccattttctgacctctatgtctgtctagtggcctttctgttctctgaccccagataagtttattagggtgcacaatatattggagaacacaatatcaccacagccaatGGGACTGATGCTTCATTTTGAAACCTAGTAACAAGACATCTCCTAAGTAAACAGTAAAGGGATTAGGTGTAGATGCTATGCTGGTTCCTAAGTGCTTATATAATCCTCTATAAAAGGACTATTTCAATGCCTCACACCCATCTTCCTTTGTATAGAGTATGCTTTCAACCCCAATTAGCTGGTTTGTTCAGATGACTTTCACTGGCCCATAGAATGAGAATGAATCTGATTCTCTAAATACAGGAGGCTAATACACATTCAATTTACAAAAAAGTGCTATTCTCTATGATCCTGGCTCCCAAATAATATAAATGTGGAAAGAAGCTGAACAGAATTACAGTGACCCACAGCCAGATCCTTAGGATATACacaaatgagaaatatttgttGTTGGAAGCTGCCTGAATATTGGTATGATCTGTGACTTATTCTAGTGTATGTGGGATATGATAATTGAGAAATGTATTTTGCTGAGAGAGTGAAACCCCTGAGCATCTGTGGCTGGAGTGAAGTGGTGTGTAGGCATATTTATTACCATGGAAATGGTCAATAGATTTAATGctggggatgtttttctgtatgtgaatgtgttgctctgattgactttATATTCTGTCATATCTGGTTTCCTTTCCTTGCAGTACCTCAGTTACTTAGTAACTTACTAAATAAAGAATGGGAGGGTAAGACAGGTGTCTGTGGAAGGGTCAGGTGTGGGGCAGCAATGGTCTGGCCCAGGGTCTGGTTCACCATGCAGAAAGCTAATCTGACAGCAGAACTGGAGCCCAAGAAGAGAGGGGAATGTCAGCATGCTGGTGAGAAAGTGTCTGGATTCAGGAGAGAGTCTCCAAGCAGCAGTCTGGTGTGAGACACCAGAGCCTGAGAGGTGAGGAGGGCAGCTATGCTACGGAATGGTCACTTGTAGGGAGTCTGTGCTCCAGCATGGTGAGGAGAGTATCAACTCATTAGGACACTTCCTGTGGGGAGTCAGACCTGCAAATAGGAGAGGAGAGGGTCCTGATGGAGGAACTGGGAATTTGGAAAGATGAGGAAGgcacctgtgtatagtgaggagtgtacctgtgtatagtgaggagtgcacctgtgtatagtgaggaCACCAGTGTGGAGTGAGGAGGACACCAGTGTGGAGTGAGGAGGACACCAGTGTGGAGTGAGGAGGACACCAGTGTGGAGTGAGGAAGACACCCTTGCATAGTGAGGAAGCATCTGTGCAGAGTGTTGGCTCCATAGTGGACTGGGATTCAGAGGCTCATAATGTTGAAAGGAGCTTCCTTGAATAGGGTAGACCAGGCATGGGTAaagcgtgtatgtgtgtggggtgtgtgggtgtttgtgtgtgtgtgttcatgcacatgatGTTTGCTTGTTATGTATATGAACATGTGTTGCTCGAAtctttaaatggtcttattagtaaaaaaaaatggtaccagatattggggtaaatgctgaaatatcagagagacaaaagaacaagccactgccatgtctcacatcaccaactccatgaatcctctgattAAAAtactctgagtcctcacctgaaaggctcCACCTGAAAaagtctttagttcctgtctcctcattccTTAGATACATTTCTCCGCCagccattaaaggcatgtgtgcttcccaagtgctgggattaaaggtgtgtgccaccactgcctggctc includes the following:
- the LOC102912880 gene encoding C-type lectin domain family 4 member A-like — its product is MFSENIYINTNFKNKFDSSDLNADSAPVPQKKTTTHESCHRFSKVLLTSFTVYFLLLTTLFSVALISLFKKYSQLLEEKALIKELNYTKLECRKQHSFLKDKVWNCCPKDWKPFSSYCYFTATDSASWSESEEKCSSMGAHLMVIHSQEEQDFITKILDPKAAYYIGLSDPGHRQWRWVDQTPYNESATFWHPGEPSSDNEQCVIINHPYSGWGWADSLCSGKQKSVCQMKKICV